Proteins found in one Brevibacillus brevis genomic segment:
- a CDS encoding FecCD family ABC transporter permease codes for MNVILSSRLQKTIVLIAGLVVLAVVMVASILFGINRFSLTTAVEAYTQFSGSEEHLIITTSRMPRTLTAVAVGSSLAVAGVLLQALTRNPLASPSLIGVNAGAAAAIVTTIAVFGSQFPVSQMMWAGFIGAGGTALLVYGLASAGRGGMTPIKLTLSGAAVAAFASSVTSLFMLLQEKTMTEAFYWLVGSVEGRQLDHFFMIIPYLLVGWLGAMLLTGSLNLMVLGDDVATGLGQKIILVKATAILIVVFLAGGSVALAGPIAFVGIIIPHLCRFLVGLDHRWLIPYSIVFGGAFLVCADLLSRLVLMPMRLEVPVGVATAMIGVAFIIPLVRRRAYA; via the coding sequence GTGAATGTGATTTTGTCCAGCCGACTGCAAAAGACTATTGTACTCATAGCAGGACTCGTCGTCCTGGCAGTCGTGATGGTAGCTAGTATCCTTTTCGGAATTAATCGGTTTTCGCTCACTACTGCAGTAGAGGCATATACTCAATTTTCAGGTTCGGAGGAACACTTGATTATTACGACTTCCCGAATGCCGCGTACACTGACAGCGGTAGCGGTGGGGAGCAGCCTCGCTGTGGCAGGTGTTTTGTTGCAGGCGTTGACTCGCAACCCTTTGGCTTCACCATCTCTTATCGGTGTGAACGCTGGAGCTGCAGCAGCCATAGTGACGACGATTGCTGTATTTGGCTCGCAATTTCCCGTGTCGCAGATGATGTGGGCGGGCTTTATCGGAGCGGGGGGGACGGCTCTGCTCGTATACGGGTTGGCTTCCGCTGGGCGGGGAGGCATGACTCCGATTAAGCTGACACTTTCGGGTGCAGCGGTTGCCGCTTTTGCTTCGTCTGTGACTTCTCTGTTTATGCTGCTGCAAGAAAAGACGATGACAGAGGCCTTTTACTGGTTAGTTGGTTCTGTGGAGGGAAGACAGCTTGATCATTTTTTTATGATCATTCCTTATTTGCTCGTAGGCTGGTTAGGCGCTATGCTACTGACCGGCTCGTTAAACTTGATGGTACTCGGTGACGATGTAGCGACTGGATTGGGCCAAAAGATTATCTTGGTAAAAGCTACAGCAATATTGATCGTGGTGTTTTTGGCAGGTGGGAGTGTCGCGCTCGCCGGACCGATTGCATTTGTAGGCATCATCATACCGCATCTTTGTCGTTTTTTAGTCGGCCTTGATCATCGCTGGTTGATTCCCTATTCGATTGTCTTCGGCGGAGCTTTTCTGGTTTGCGCTGATTTGCTTTCACGCCTTGTATTGATGCCTATGCGTTTGGAAGTACCGGTAGGCGTAGCAACCGCCATGATCGGAGTGGCTTTTATCATCCCGCTGGTCAGGAGGAGAGCGTATGCATAG
- a CDS encoding glutaredoxin family protein, whose translation MRMNEKTFEIVLYGRNKCHLCDEVELYIRSLEEEFPLRMRVVDIESDPVLHEEMMFVIPVVEIDGEIVFRSITHVVTLEELRNELQRRAARS comes from the coding sequence ATGAGAATGAATGAAAAAACGTTTGAAATTGTCTTGTATGGACGAAATAAATGTCATTTGTGCGACGAGGTGGAGCTCTACATCCGCAGTCTGGAGGAGGAGTTCCCCCTTCGGATGCGCGTGGTTGATATTGAAAGTGATCCGGTCTTGCATGAAGAAATGATGTTCGTCATACCAGTAGTCGAGATAGATGGAGAGATCGTATTTCGTTCTATTACACATGTAGTGACTCTCGAGGAACTGCGAAACGAATTACAGAGACGTGCCGCTCGGTCATGA
- a CDS encoding Na+/H+ antiporter NhaC family protein: MSITSVTPILAMIAGIILSLSLGFPIAWGIVFAILVTLVSVKRLGYPWKQQFMFGWEGVQKAKPVLTILFLVGLLIPLLMMGGTIPAIIYYGLSIVNVEYLFVLSFLLTAGVSYLLGTSIGTLSTIGLSLMGIAHAAGISPAIVGGALISGAMVGERFSPISSSRLLVLSNVGLTEEQERRLRRPALLTVAICALLFLILDLFRPQANSTDTIQMYQELLVSHFSVHWLLMLPLVVLIASFALRVKAVKALFFGIGASAILVGINGNLDVKTFFTSMLVGFELHSGTPLDQLVHGGGMFAIFSVLALIILAGFLNGILNRANLLTPIVDKMMGHTKNKTVLVAKAAALSLLVVIISCNQTIPILVLGSTLLGRFSQWEGGRELLGKTMLDSTVVMPVLIPWNGLSMMMALTLSVSTIQTLPFVFFPILLPIVTILSTRWFSPEGRFLAMKNKAS, from the coding sequence ATGTCTATCACATCGGTAACACCCATCTTGGCAATGATCGCTGGAATCATTTTGAGCCTATCGCTCGGTTTTCCGATCGCATGGGGGATTGTTTTTGCGATCTTGGTCACACTGGTTAGTGTAAAAAGATTGGGTTATCCGTGGAAGCAGCAGTTCATGTTTGGCTGGGAAGGTGTCCAAAAGGCAAAGCCCGTCCTTACGATTCTGTTTTTAGTAGGACTCTTGATTCCGCTACTAATGATGGGAGGAACCATTCCCGCCATCATTTACTACGGATTATCGATTGTGAATGTCGAGTATTTGTTCGTTCTTTCTTTTCTGTTGACCGCAGGCGTCAGTTATTTATTGGGTACATCAATCGGTACGCTGAGTACGATTGGGCTATCCCTGATGGGGATTGCACACGCAGCGGGGATATCACCTGCGATCGTAGGAGGTGCGCTCATCTCTGGAGCGATGGTGGGGGAGCGTTTCTCGCCGATATCCAGCAGTCGATTACTGGTGCTTTCCAATGTCGGTTTGACAGAAGAGCAGGAAAGAAGATTACGGCGTCCTGCTTTGCTTACGGTAGCGATTTGCGCGTTACTTTTCCTGATCCTTGATCTATTTCGACCTCAGGCGAACTCGACGGATACCATTCAAATGTACCAAGAGCTGTTGGTCAGTCATTTTTCTGTACATTGGCTGCTCATGCTGCCTCTCGTGGTGTTAATTGCTTCTTTTGCACTGAGAGTAAAAGCGGTGAAGGCATTGTTTTTCGGTATCGGAGCCAGTGCGATTCTAGTCGGGATCAATGGGAATTTGGATGTGAAGACGTTTTTTACATCGATGCTAGTTGGATTTGAGCTTCATTCAGGAACGCCGCTGGATCAACTGGTCCATGGGGGCGGGATGTTCGCCATCTTCAGTGTCCTGGCGTTAATCATTCTCGCAGGCTTTTTAAACGGCATTTTGAACAGAGCCAATTTATTAACCCCCATCGTAGACAAAATGATGGGCCATACAAAAAATAAGACGGTATTGGTAGCGAAAGCAGCGGCATTGTCGTTGTTGGTGGTTATCATCAGCTGTAATCAAACCATTCCGATTCTGGTTCTCGGTTCGACTCTTCTCGGACGGTTCTCCCAATGGGAGGGAGGGCGCGAGCTGTTGGGCAAGACAATGCTTGACTCCACAGTTGTCATGCCTGTACTGATTCCGTGGAACGGTCTATCGATGATGATGGCACTCACGTTAAGTGTTTCGACAATCCAGACGTTGCCCTTTGTGTTTTTTCCAATCTTATTACCGATTGTTACGATATTATCGACCCGCTGGTTTTCGCCAGAGGGCAGGTTTCTCGCAATGAAGAATAAAGCTAGCTAA
- the gap gene encoding type I glyceraldehyde-3-phosphate dehydrogenase, which yields MVKVGINGFGRIGRNVFRAALNNPNVEIVAVNDLTDAHTLAHLLKYDSVHGVLNVSVEASENTLIVDGKEIKVLAERDPAQLKWADYGVEIVVESTGRFTKREDAAKHLEGGAKKVIISAPATNEDITVVIGVNEDKYDPAQHTVISNASCTTNCLAPFAKVLNDKFGIVRGLMTTVHSYTNDQQILDLPHKDLRRARAAAENIIPTSTGAAKAVALVLPELKGKLNGFAMRVPTPNVSVVDLVVELKADATVEEINNALKEAAEGPLKGILGYSEEPLVSSDYNGNPASSTIDALSTMVLEGNMVKVVSWYDNEWGYSNRVVDLCHYVAQRGF from the coding sequence ATGGTAAAAGTAGGTATTAACGGATTTGGTCGTATTGGTCGCAACGTATTTCGTGCAGCACTGAACAATCCGAATGTAGAAATCGTGGCGGTCAATGACCTGACAGATGCACACACACTGGCACACCTTTTGAAATATGACTCTGTTCATGGTGTTCTAAACGTGAGCGTTGAAGCTTCCGAAAACACGCTCATCGTTGACGGCAAAGAAATCAAGGTATTGGCAGAGCGCGATCCAGCTCAACTGAAGTGGGCAGATTACGGTGTTGAAATCGTAGTGGAATCGACTGGACGCTTTACAAAGCGCGAAGATGCAGCGAAGCACCTGGAAGGTGGCGCGAAAAAAGTCATCATCTCCGCTCCAGCAACAAATGAAGACATTACAGTCGTAATCGGTGTAAACGAAGACAAGTACGATCCGGCACAACACACAGTGATCTCCAACGCGTCCTGCACAACAAACTGCTTGGCGCCATTCGCAAAAGTTCTGAACGACAAATTCGGCATCGTACGCGGTTTGATGACAACCGTTCACTCTTACACCAACGACCAACAAATTCTCGACCTGCCGCACAAAGATTTGCGCCGTGCCCGTGCAGCTGCGGAGAACATCATTCCAACCTCTACAGGAGCGGCAAAAGCGGTAGCGCTCGTACTGCCTGAGCTGAAAGGCAAGCTGAACGGTTTCGCGATGCGCGTACCAACTCCAAACGTATCCGTAGTGGACCTGGTAGTTGAGTTGAAGGCAGACGCAACTGTTGAAGAAATCAACAACGCCCTGAAAGAAGCGGCAGAAGGCCCACTCAAAGGCATTCTCGGCTACTCCGAAGAGCCGCTCGTATCCTCTGATTACAATGGAAACCCTGCATCCTCCACAATCGATGCTTTGTCTACAATGGTACTCGAAGGAAACATGGTGAAAGTCGTTTCCTGGTACGATAACGAGTGGGGTTACTCCAATCGTGTCGTAGACTTGTGTCATTATGTTGCACAGCGCGGCTTCTAA
- the gpmI gene encoding 2,3-bisphosphoglycerate-independent phosphoglycerate mutase, with protein sequence MAQRPKPVALLIVDGFALRNETYGNAVAQANKPNFDRYWNQYPHATLEASGLAVGLPEGQMGNSEVGHLNIGAGRVVYQDLTRITKSIQEGAFFENETLIAAFRHAKQNGKQLHLFGLLSDGGVHSHIDHLFAMLELAKKQDFTDVFIHGFLDGRDVSPDSAVGYIEQLQAKIAEIGVGRIATVQGRYYAMDRDKRWERVEKAYRAMVYADAPAYRDPIQAVKESYEKSIMDEFVMPTVILDEDGKPVTTVQSGDSIIFYNFRPDRAIQMSQAFTNEDFRGFDRGDKRPRDLHFVCLTHFSETVNGYVAYKPSNLDNTLGEVLSQHGLKQLRIAETEKYPHVTFFFSGGREKEFPGETRILIPSPKVATYDLQPEMSAPELTDAVVAEIEADNFDAIILNFANCDMVGHSGMMEPTIKAVETVDACLGRVVDAIIAKGGVAVITADHGNADLMLDEAGRPITSHSTYPVPVIVTKDGAVLREDGILADLSPTLLELLGVAQPVEMTGKSLLAK encoded by the coding sequence ATGGCACAAAGACCAAAACCGGTTGCCCTTTTGATTGTGGATGGTTTTGCTCTGCGGAACGAGACGTATGGTAACGCAGTAGCACAAGCCAACAAGCCGAATTTTGACCGTTACTGGAACCAATACCCTCATGCGACCCTTGAGGCAAGTGGGCTGGCTGTGGGACTGCCAGAAGGACAGATGGGGAATTCCGAGGTTGGCCATCTCAATATCGGGGCAGGGCGTGTTGTTTATCAGGATTTGACGCGCATTACCAAGTCGATTCAAGAAGGCGCTTTTTTTGAGAACGAAACGCTGATCGCTGCTTTCCGGCACGCGAAGCAAAACGGCAAACAGCTCCACCTGTTCGGGCTTCTGTCCGATGGTGGTGTACACAGTCACATTGACCACCTGTTTGCAATGCTCGAGTTGGCGAAAAAGCAGGACTTTACGGATGTGTTCATCCACGGTTTTCTCGATGGCCGCGATGTATCGCCTGACAGTGCAGTGGGTTATATCGAACAACTGCAAGCCAAAATTGCAGAGATCGGCGTTGGCCGAATTGCTACCGTACAAGGTCGCTACTATGCGATGGATCGTGACAAACGCTGGGAGCGCGTAGAGAAGGCGTATCGTGCCATGGTGTACGCAGATGCTCCTGCTTATCGTGATCCAATTCAGGCGGTTAAGGAATCCTATGAAAAGTCCATTATGGATGAATTCGTCATGCCAACCGTGATTCTCGATGAAGACGGAAAACCAGTGACGACCGTTCAAAGCGGCGATTCGATTATTTTTTATAATTTCCGCCCGGATCGTGCGATTCAAATGTCGCAGGCATTCACGAATGAAGATTTCCGTGGATTTGACCGCGGAGATAAGCGCCCGCGCGATCTGCATTTTGTGTGCCTGACGCATTTTTCCGAGACGGTTAACGGGTATGTCGCTTACAAGCCTTCCAATCTGGATAACACATTGGGGGAGGTGCTTTCCCAGCATGGCTTGAAGCAGCTGCGCATTGCCGAGACGGAGAAATACCCGCATGTGACGTTCTTCTTCAGTGGCGGGCGTGAAAAGGAGTTTCCAGGTGAGACGCGTATCCTGATTCCTTCGCCAAAAGTGGCGACGTACGACTTGCAGCCGGAGATGAGTGCTCCAGAGCTGACAGACGCTGTTGTCGCTGAGATCGAGGCAGACAATTTTGACGCGATCATCCTGAACTTTGCCAACTGCGACATGGTTGGTCATTCCGGTATGATGGAGCCGACGATCAAAGCAGTCGAGACAGTGGATGCATGCTTGGGCCGAGTCGTCGATGCAATCATAGCAAAAGGTGGCGTAGCCGTCATCACAGCTGACCACGGAAACGCGGATCTGATGCTGGATGAAGCGGGACGCCCGATTACTTCACACAGTACGTATCCGGTGCCTGTAATCGTGACAAAAGACGGGGCTGTTCTGCGCGAAGACGGTATTTTGGCCGATTTGTCGCCAACGCTTCTGGAGCTTTTGGGGGTAGCGCAACCGGTTGAAATGACAGGCAAATCGTTACTTGCAAAATAG
- the rpoN gene encoding RNA polymerase factor sigma-54 produces the protein MNMGLGLFQEQTLKLVMTPELRQAITILQYSAIDLISYLQDQANENPVFDLEVAGEVASAKAEKPAPEIDWKEIVGNRATGEYGSSKNESTYNPLDYVQQGAETLYEHLERQLGYVKGFSSLQKQIALFLIGNLDEKGYLEITLEEASARLGAEMLEIEDVLSVLQHFDPVGVASRSLEECLLLQLEHLALDDEKIVQVVRNHLQDLADNRYQRIADKIGCTPQEVQAMADLIRTLNPRPGAAFSSVETRYVIPDVTVEKVGNDYVVLVNDVAAPRLKINSFYEKMLSQQKSQDEAKQFIHDKLNAAMWLAKSLEQRRLTLMRVTQAILDMQREFFDRGIHYLKPMTQKEIAERVGLHESTISRATSNKYVQTPRGIFELKYFFTSALSTSSGEATSSESVKRRIKALIEQEDRKSPLSDQKLGEMLLTEGIEISRRTVAKYREEMLIPSSAKRKRF, from the coding sequence ATGAACATGGGATTGGGGTTATTTCAAGAACAAACACTGAAATTAGTGATGACGCCGGAATTACGCCAAGCGATTACCATATTGCAGTATTCAGCTATTGATCTCATCTCCTATTTGCAGGATCAGGCCAATGAAAATCCTGTTTTCGACCTTGAAGTGGCTGGAGAAGTCGCTTCTGCAAAAGCAGAGAAACCAGCTCCTGAGATTGACTGGAAAGAAATTGTAGGCAATCGCGCGACAGGTGAGTACGGTTCGTCGAAAAATGAAAGCACTTACAATCCGCTGGATTACGTCCAGCAAGGTGCGGAGACGCTGTACGAACATTTGGAGCGTCAACTCGGCTATGTAAAAGGATTCTCGTCGCTGCAAAAACAGATTGCTCTCTTTTTGATCGGGAATCTGGATGAGAAGGGGTATTTGGAAATTACACTGGAGGAAGCGAGTGCGCGCCTGGGTGCTGAAATGTTGGAGATTGAGGACGTGTTGTCCGTTTTGCAGCATTTTGATCCAGTAGGCGTAGCTTCACGCAGCCTGGAAGAATGTCTCTTGCTGCAACTGGAGCATTTGGCACTCGATGATGAAAAGATCGTGCAGGTCGTTCGTAATCATCTGCAAGATTTGGCGGACAATCGCTATCAGCGGATTGCAGACAAAATCGGATGTACACCTCAAGAGGTACAGGCGATGGCAGACCTGATCCGTACGCTGAATCCGCGTCCAGGGGCGGCCTTTTCTTCAGTAGAGACAAGATATGTCATTCCAGATGTGACGGTAGAGAAGGTCGGGAATGATTATGTAGTATTGGTCAATGATGTCGCAGCACCGCGGCTGAAAATCAACAGCTTCTATGAAAAAATGCTGAGCCAGCAAAAAAGTCAGGATGAAGCCAAGCAGTTCATTCACGATAAGCTGAATGCCGCCATGTGGCTAGCAAAAAGTCTGGAGCAGCGCCGCCTGACGCTCATGCGTGTAACACAGGCCATCCTCGATATGCAACGGGAGTTTTTTGATCGGGGGATACATTATTTAAAGCCCATGACACAAAAGGAAATTGCAGAGCGGGTCGGCCTGCACGAATCGACGATCAGTCGGGCAACCAGCAATAAATACGTTCAGACACCGCGCGGAATCTTTGAGCTGAAGTATTTCTTTACGTCAGCACTCTCTACTTCCAGCGGGGAAGCGACCTCTTCTGAGAGTGTTAAGCGCAGAATCAAAGCACTGATCGAGCAAGAAGATCGGAAGTCTCCGTTATCAGATCAAAAGCTGGGTGAGATGCTGCTTACAGAGGGGATTGAAATCTCCCGCCGCACGGTTGCCAAGTACCGGGAGGAAATGCTGATCCCATCGTCGGCCAAACGAAAGAGGTTTTAA
- a CDS encoding sugar-binding transcriptional regulator, translated as MRRLLELQQKLLPDLIQVLRQRYMLLRSIYHLQPIGRRGLAQAMDTTERILRAEVELLKETGLLHVTAAGMSLSEEGQQVLDDMEPLVGELFGLTDLAERLQKKLGIAEVIVVQGNADLSPWVKEELGRVGARVLKQVVQEGDIVAVTGGSSIASVASHLTPSASFKNVQFVPARGGLGERVELQANTLASAMAAKTGASYRLLHVPDRLHPEALQTLVKEPQVQDVLSLLGETRIVLHGIGDAVTMAKRRNYSEEELAELVETGAVSEAFGYYFNEAGETVHRMPTIGLQLEEVHKAETVLSIAGGESKAKAILSFAKQSCQNVLITDEGAAYTLLSARL; from the coding sequence ATGCGACGTTTACTGGAACTGCAACAAAAATTGTTGCCTGACTTGATTCAGGTTTTGCGTCAGCGGTACATGTTGCTCCGATCCATCTATCATTTGCAGCCGATTGGCAGAAGAGGTCTAGCTCAAGCCATGGATACCACTGAACGTATTTTGCGGGCAGAAGTGGAACTGCTAAAAGAAACGGGGCTCCTGCATGTAACGGCTGCGGGAATGAGCCTGAGTGAAGAAGGACAACAAGTCTTGGACGACATGGAACCTCTCGTCGGAGAGCTATTCGGCCTTACTGACTTGGCAGAGCGCCTGCAAAAAAAGCTGGGCATAGCAGAAGTCATTGTGGTGCAGGGCAATGCAGACCTATCGCCTTGGGTAAAGGAAGAGCTTGGACGGGTAGGGGCAAGGGTCCTCAAACAGGTCGTGCAAGAAGGAGACATTGTAGCGGTAACAGGTGGTTCATCGATCGCCAGTGTAGCAAGTCATTTGACGCCTTCTGCTTCGTTCAAAAACGTTCAGTTTGTCCCTGCTCGCGGTGGACTGGGAGAACGCGTAGAGCTGCAAGCGAATACGCTCGCTTCCGCCATGGCAGCGAAAACAGGTGCTTCTTATCGGCTTCTTCACGTACCGGATCGACTTCATCCAGAAGCCTTGCAGACATTGGTCAAAGAGCCGCAGGTACAAGATGTGCTATCGCTCTTGGGAGAGACTCGAATCGTTTTGCATGGAATCGGGGATGCCGTCACGATGGCGAAAAGGCGGAATTATTCGGAGGAAGAGCTCGCAGAATTAGTGGAGACAGGGGCTGTTTCAGAAGCATTCGGCTACTACTTTAATGAAGCGGGAGAAACGGTCCACAGAATGCCGACAATTGGTTTACAGCTAGAGGAAGTGCACAAGGCAGAAACTGTGCTCTCCATTGCGGGGGGCGAAAGCAAGGCAAAAGCGATTCTTTCCTTTGCCAAGCAATCGTGTCAGAATGTACTCATTACGGACGAAGGAGCAGCTTACACGCTGTTGTCCGCACGATTGTAA
- a CDS encoding FecCD family ABC transporter permease, which translates to MHRYVVIRTKKPALSFHVDKRALGINFILFVLLSAVIVLSIGLGSLHIPVWDVIKAFMGAGSEQNELIVLDWRLPRVVVSVMVGASLAVSGAILQSLVRNPLASPDLIGTTAGATAAAVAFITFAKDVSVQWMPLVALIGGLLTATLTYLTAWKEGVSPFRLALVGVCISAGMGALTIFFMVITQTHKASNALGWMTGTVYGMSWVNVITLLPWTVLFLGATIFQIRYLNAQELGDDIAKGIGVAIDKKRLLLIAISVALAGAAVGVAGGISFIGLMAPHIARRLVGSAYGYLLTASAVLGGMLVVLADLIGRTVFLPHDLPAGIFTAAIGAPFFVYLLYKTRNHQ; encoded by the coding sequence ATGCATAGATATGTAGTCATACGGACCAAAAAGCCAGCGCTTTCTTTTCATGTAGATAAGCGGGCGTTGGGAATTAATTTCATTCTATTTGTCCTGTTATCTGCTGTGATTGTATTGAGTATTGGCTTAGGAAGCTTGCATATTCCGGTGTGGGATGTCATCAAAGCTTTTATGGGAGCGGGCAGTGAACAGAATGAATTGATCGTGCTCGATTGGCGATTGCCTCGCGTTGTCGTTTCAGTCATGGTGGGGGCTTCCCTGGCAGTATCGGGGGCCATCTTGCAGTCCTTGGTGCGAAATCCGTTAGCTTCGCCTGATTTAATCGGGACTACAGCGGGAGCGACGGCAGCAGCGGTAGCATTTATCACCTTCGCAAAAGATGTGAGTGTACAATGGATGCCATTGGTGGCCTTGATCGGTGGATTGTTAACCGCGACGCTTACGTATCTCACTGCGTGGAAGGAGGGAGTCTCCCCTTTTCGTCTCGCACTTGTGGGGGTATGTATCTCAGCAGGCATGGGGGCATTAACAATTTTTTTCATGGTGATTACCCAAACCCATAAAGCCTCAAATGCACTCGGGTGGATGACAGGAACCGTGTATGGCATGTCTTGGGTAAATGTGATAACGTTGCTTCCGTGGACCGTATTGTTTCTCGGCGCTACGATTTTCCAAATCCGTTATTTGAATGCCCAAGAGCTCGGTGATGATATCGCCAAAGGCATTGGTGTAGCGATTGATAAGAAGCGTTTGCTCTTGATTGCGATCAGTGTGGCATTGGCAGGTGCTGCGGTCGGTGTGGCAGGAGGAATCAGTTTTATTGGGTTGATGGCCCCACACATAGCTCGTAGGCTAGTAGGCTCTGCATATGGCTATTTGCTGACGGCTTCCGCTGTTTTGGGCGGGATGCTCGTCGTCTTGGCTGATTTAATTGGGAGAACGGTATTTTTACCGCATGATTTGCCAGCAGGGATTTTTACCGCAGCGATTGGAGCTCCGTTTTTTGTTTATCTTTTGTATAAAACGAGGAATCATCAGTAG
- a CDS encoding phosphoglycerate kinase gives MNKKSIRDVELAGKRVFCRVDFNVPMQDGVITDDTRIRAAVPTIRFMMEAGAKVILASHFGRPKGQVVEEMRLTPVAAHLSSLLGKDVRKLEDCQGADVEAAVERMESGDVILLENVRFHAGEEKNDPELAKSFAALADLFVNDAFGTAHRAHASTAGIAEYIPAVAGLLMEKEIRFMGGALSNPERPFTAIVGGAKVKDKIAVIENLLTKVDHLIIGGGMANTFLKAQGYGIGASLCEDDKLDLARTLMDQAKERGVQLLMPVDVVVADRFAADAEKQVVAIDAIPEGWMALDIGPKTVEQYHGVIVDSKTVVWNGPMGVFEMDAFAGGTIGVAKAMAACSGTTIIGGGDSVAAVEKAGVAEQMTHISTGGGASLEFMEGKELPGVAVLADNQ, from the coding sequence ATGAACAAGAAATCTATCCGCGATGTTGAGCTGGCAGGCAAGCGCGTATTCTGCCGTGTTGACTTTAACGTGCCGATGCAGGACGGGGTAATCACCGACGATACACGCATTCGTGCTGCTGTACCAACCATCCGTTTCATGATGGAGGCAGGAGCCAAAGTAATCCTGGCGAGCCATTTTGGTCGTCCTAAAGGCCAAGTAGTGGAAGAGATGCGTCTTACTCCTGTCGCAGCCCATCTGTCCTCGCTCTTGGGCAAGGACGTGCGTAAGCTGGAGGATTGCCAAGGTGCTGACGTAGAAGCGGCAGTAGAACGGATGGAGTCTGGCGACGTCATTCTGTTGGAAAACGTACGCTTCCATGCGGGAGAAGAAAAGAACGATCCAGAACTGGCAAAAAGCTTTGCGGCTTTGGCTGATCTGTTTGTCAATGATGCATTCGGAACAGCTCACCGGGCACATGCTTCTACAGCGGGAATCGCTGAGTACATACCAGCAGTTGCGGGCTTGTTGATGGAAAAGGAAATTCGCTTTATGGGCGGAGCCTTGTCCAATCCGGAGCGTCCGTTTACAGCGATTGTCGGCGGTGCAAAAGTAAAAGATAAAATTGCTGTCATTGAAAATTTGTTGACCAAAGTCGATCACCTGATTATCGGCGGCGGTATGGCGAATACATTCCTCAAAGCACAAGGTTATGGTATTGGTGCTTCGCTGTGTGAAGACGACAAGCTGGACCTCGCACGTACATTGATGGATCAGGCAAAAGAGCGCGGCGTTCAATTGCTGATGCCAGTTGATGTTGTGGTAGCTGACCGTTTTGCGGCAGATGCGGAAAAGCAGGTCGTGGCAATCGATGCGATTCCAGAGGGCTGGATGGCACTCGATATCGGTCCAAAAACAGTGGAACAATACCACGGCGTCATTGTAGATTCGAAAACGGTTGTATGGAACGGTCCGATGGGCGTATTTGAAATGGATGCTTTTGCAGGCGGCACGATTGGTGTAGCCAAGGCGATGGCAGCATGCAGCGGAACGACGATCATCGGTGGCGGTGATTCCGTAGCAGCTGTGGAAAAAGCAGGCGTAGCTGAGCAGATGACACACATTTCTACAGGCGGCGGAGCGTCCCTGGAATTCATGGAAGGCAAGGAACTGCCAGGCGTAGCTGTGTTGGCAGATAACCAATAA
- the tpiA gene encoding triose-phosphate isomerase, with product MRTPIIAGNWKMFKTMAEARAFAQEAKAGNNTSGVQKVICAPFTALAALKEELAGTDIAIGAQNMHFEEQGAFTGEISASMLKEIGVEYVILGHSERRQYFNETDETVNKKVVAALAAGLVPIVCVGESLEQREAGETADVVRTQTEGAFAGVDAAQVADTVIAYEPIWAIGTGKSSTAEDANETIAIIRSVIGERFGQATAEKVRIQYGGSVKPENIASYMAQPDIDGALVGGASLVADSYLQLVAGATSR from the coding sequence ATGCGAACACCAATTATCGCGGGGAACTGGAAGATGTTCAAGACGATGGCCGAGGCAAGAGCGTTTGCGCAGGAAGCCAAGGCTGGCAATAATACTTCCGGAGTACAAAAAGTCATTTGCGCACCTTTTACAGCGTTGGCTGCACTTAAAGAAGAGCTGGCGGGCACGGATATTGCCATTGGCGCACAAAACATGCATTTTGAAGAGCAAGGTGCTTTTACAGGCGAAATCAGCGCGTCCATGCTAAAAGAAATCGGTGTGGAGTACGTGATCCTTGGTCACTCTGAGCGCCGTCAATATTTCAACGAAACAGATGAGACGGTGAACAAAAAGGTTGTAGCCGCATTAGCAGCAGGTCTCGTACCGATTGTGTGCGTAGGCGAGAGTTTGGAGCAGCGGGAAGCGGGCGAGACAGCTGACGTAGTCCGTACGCAGACTGAAGGTGCTTTTGCCGGAGTGGATGCTGCACAAGTGGCGGATACGGTTATTGCATACGAGCCGATCTGGGCGATTGGCACAGGCAAGTCTTCCACGGCAGAGGATGCCAATGAAACGATTGCGATTATTCGTAGCGTAATCGGTGAACGCTTCGGACAAGCGACAGCCGAGAAAGTGCGCATTCAATACGGCGGAAGCGTTAAGCCGGAAAACATCGCAAGCTACATGGCACAGCCGGATATCGACGGAGCATTGGTTGGTGGAGCGAGTCTCGTAGCGGACAGTTACCTGCAGCTTGTGGCAGGAGCTACGTCGCGATAG